In Drosophila miranda strain MSH22 chromosome XR, D.miranda_PacBio2.1, whole genome shotgun sequence, the genomic window aaatcacaccaagcatttttctacggttaactaaggatgggaggtttactaatagcagtctactagagtaagatggtgAGTCTCACACcttcatcccagttaaggccccgcagagcaaggAGTACAAAGTTTTTCTCTACTGATTCTATatggtcctggtgtactttgtactaagggcaccatacacaggagccgtattctaagatcggacgaacaagcgaggtatagagagtctttgttatataggggtcgtcaaattccttttaCCCCCTCTtaataaacccaagcacgcccatatCCTTATTtaccatagtagaaatgtgttcggtaTTTAAATACCCTTTGGCCCTTATTGGGTTAatataaaaagaaaatttGAAGCTGCGAATGCGCGCCAAAGTCAAATTTAAATGCTAGTTTTTGTATCATAATCTATTTTTTTTCAACTATCGACGGAAGTACACCTAGGGCACAATTAGACCAATTATTGTCTGTAAAAGATAGATTAGTTAGTGGTTAAATTATTCTCCACATTCACATACCTTTCGCAAGCGTCCAAATACCCAAGTCAGTGAACGGACGGACTTTAGGGTAGTAAAGTTCGTCAAACTGTTCCATGGGATCCACATCGAATGGAGTCTCTGCCAGCGGAATCAAACTAGGGCATGGAATGTTGGTTATAAGACAGAATAATATGTCTGCCTATTCACTTACGCCTTGAGGATGGGGGCTGAGAATGAACTTAGGTACGAAAATCGCTTCAAGAAGAACTCGTGGTCAAACAGCACAGCGCGTGGATTCTTTCGGCTGCTGCCAAACATCAGAGTGAGCGAAAGATCCACGCCAGAGTGAGCTATAAGAGTACGAATAGTTTTTGGAAGTATGTGGCGGTTGAGAGACGAGAAATCCACGGGCTTGAGCTTGTCATTCTACGGGAGAAAGACCCTTagaaaataattttaaaataatttcAGATAGCCATACCTTATCCTGCTCTTCTTTGAACATGCGCTTTATGCGAGACATCATTGCGAAGGTTTCAATCATCTTGAGGGCCCAATATCTGGCGCCCAAACGCCGCTCATCCGGCTCATGGACATTTTCAGTGAGTTGTACGAGAGCCACAAAGATGTTTTCGGTGAACCCGTGGACGGCGATTAGGCTAAAGAGTCTCTCAGTGACCGCTATAATCTGTTCCTCATTGTCTTCTATATTGAGGCCTACGCCCATGAAATATTTCATTCTTAATATTTCCGCAACATATACATCTGGCAGGTTCTTAACAGTGGACGCTTGCTTGACCAATTCGTTTAGCTTATTTATCACCATGTCAAGAATTTCGGTGGGTGTCTTCAGCTTATTTTTTGATAAATAGGCCCGTATTTTATTGAACTCCTTCGGCTTTATTTTTTTGATAGCCTTGAGGCTGTGAGCGCTCTTGATCTGGCACTCCAAGGCTAGGTCGAAAGCGGATAGCTGATGAGCCATCTTCTGCCTGAATTTAATGTTTTCCTTGCCCTCCAGTTTTGCTGCTTCCAGATCGCAGAGGGTATCCTTAAGCGGCAGCCAGTAGTTCTGATGTAGCCATTGTAGGCAGATGTCGGCTGCAGTCCGCAACAGATCCACGGGTGGCATTTCCGTGCCATGCGAACACTTGTGCCGAATGTCGACCACGAATGATGGTAGGCCCAACTCCTGAGCCTTGTCGTACATGCTGCTCCAGTTGTGGCCTTGTACGGTGGACGACATGAAATTGAAGAAGCGCATAATGGCGTGGGCATAGATTTTCTCCAGATTCAACTCGCCCTTCTTGTCGTTAAGCTGCGCCCGCACAATCATGGCAGTGGCCAGAGCAGCCGCGGGGCAAAGACTGCCTCGTCGGAGTTTCCAAATACGGATCATGGACAGACCCATCCGACGCTGATTGCTCGTTGCATTCTTCCCAAATATAAGATGGCATGCGTGTTGAAATTCCTCTCTGAAATTAAGTCATGATCAAAACAATTACAAGCAACAAACCAAGCCGAACGTACGTGCATTTCCATGGTGCAACAATGGTTCTTTGTTTTGCAGCTGCTGCTATAGGTGGTGGCGTAACGCCGGGGTTGTCCTTTGaactcattttttattttttttatattttcagTCTTTTAAATAATGCAATTTTCAGCAAAttaatataccgtccgaccctcagaaaaatgccgaaacataccgtcttactttaaaaatataccgtaaatagaCTGACGAGCTCAAGTTCTATTAAACATAttcctcaattttgatattctgtCGAATATTCCCTGCTATATAGAATATTTAGCCATACCCACAAAATTTTAACCGATTTactacttaactggcttattctaaatacttgcttttattggatttctatataacgttgaaaattaaaattaatagaTTGCTGAAATCgacaaaatataccattatataccgatataccgtaaatataccgtcgGTTCAATTTTGACCTAAAAAATGACGAATAGCCTTTTCCAAattctgaccctcagaaatataccataTCTGAAACCGATGAAAAACGAAcatagcccacttaagcccccctTATTTTAATTAGGTGAACACCCTGAGATAAACGGCGAAGCTTCCTCTAAGAATACCATTAACTGAAAAATCGAAATTCGAAGCACTGGCACAACATCTGTTTGCCGATTACTACTCGATAGACAGGCAATCGATTGGCTTCGCCCGCTGTACAGCACGCAAAGTTATCGCTCGGCTGTTACCCAACACTACAACGAACAAATCATATTTTTTGTACGGGCGTAATTAGAAAGCAGTAATTAAATTTAACTTGTACGTCCTACCAACAACCAGACAGATCTAAATTGGGCGGTGCAGTGTATGCCCGCGCCATTTATCAAGTGGCATAACCGCGTATCAATTGCCAATCTAATAAATAAACGTTTTGAACTACGTCGCCATTTTTGACACGGCTCCGAAATCATCGAAAACACAaacgcacacaaacacacacccaGAGACCCAGACCAGAGCTGAAAAAAACCTATCTGATCCGAACCGAAACCGTGTTTTGCTTGCGTGTGTTTGTCTGGTGTGTGGTTACGTCTAGGAATTTTTTGTTAGCACGCATAGACAGCAGAGACATTATTAGCATTATTAGTGCACAATAAAGCGAAACTAAAACCACTGATTTTCAACCAccgccacagcaacagcaactgcgACGTGTACACCATCATCAgtatcagcatcagcatctgAGCATCTCAGCATCGCCATCGGCATCACCAGGAGGAGTAACAAATAGAAGCGCAACTGTGATTTTACTCTCATACGAATTAGAATGGCCAAGACGTACGACTATCTGTTCAAATTGCTGCTGATCGGAGACTCTGGAGTGGGCAAGACCTGCATATTGTTTCGGTTCTCAGAGGATGCTTTCAACACCACCTTTATATCCACAATAGGTGAGAATGCCTGCCCTCCTTTAAGACACCACTATCGATCATTCCACGACATTACAAGCACACATCATCGGATCTGGTTAAATActatatttaattaattatgaCGCCGCCGTCGGGCTTCGCCAGTACTCACACATATTCACTCCACTTACACTCACACTCATGTGTGGTTGGCTGAGCGCTCGACTCAAGCTCGAGACCGTGGGCTGTGACTCACATCGAGAGCTCTTCTTTTCTTGCTTgagtatttgtcataattattaTTGTTGTTATATAGTACCCAGATAGGTGCGGACTCTTGGGCTCTTGGGGAGGGGCAAACGGATTGCCAACAAAGGAATCTGTAAACGGAAGAAGAAAACCTGACCAATTTGTGTGTTATTTTGGAGCTTATCGCAGCCCCGAGATATGCTGTACACCCGCATAACAATTGGGTGCCTAAGCCAAGACTCACCCAAAAGTCATTGCACTTTTCAAGCTCTTATCGCGAGCCGCCCCTTGATGATTTTCTGTGATACGTTgccttcccttcccttccccaCCCGGATTTCCCTTGCATTGCTGTGCGGAATCGACTTGCGGGGCAGCCgccaattgtttattttcGTATTTGGCACGTTTCCCTCGCGCCAATTTCCACTTTTGGTCTATTTACTTAACGACATTGTTTTATTCAATTGCGCGTTTTGTACCGCTTGTTTCTGCGTTCCCCTCTTACTCTTACTCTTACTGTTCTCTTGTTGTCTTTCTCTTTGGGCTTCGCGCTGCTTCTCTCTTTTGGCCAGTACGTCATCATCTCATAGgtgcttttgctttttttcCTTTCTGCAAACAGGTTCATCTTCTGCTTGCCAAATTTTATTCCGATTTACTCATGtgattttctctctctttccttctcTTCTGTATCTCCCACAGGTATCGATTTTAAAATTAGAACAATTGAATTAGATAACAAGAAAATCAAACTTCAAATATGGTAAGTAATTTAACTAATGCTATATTTTTATCAGCATTAATATCGCTCTATATTTCTATCTGTATAGGGACACTGCCGGCCAGGAGCGCTTCCGCACAATTACCACGGCCTACTACAGAGGTGCCATGGGCATTATGCTGGTGTATGACATCACCCAGGAAAAGTCGTTCGAGAACATCAAAAACTGGATCAGAAATATCGAAGAAAATGCCTCCGCCGACGTTGAGAAAATGCTGCTGGGCAACAAGTGCGAATTGCACGATAAGCGACAGGTACGAAAGGAAATGAATGACTTATTGGGCTATTGTTAGATTCGCTAAAGGGGTCTTTATCAATGAGAGTGGGGTTGAATCATTAAGCAATGGAAACGATATTTCATTTATTGGCCATTTCTCTCTCACTGTCTCGAAGGTTTCCAAGGAACGTGGCGAGCAATTGGCCATCGAGTATGGCATCAAGTTCATGGAGACCTCAGcgaaagccagcatcaatgTGGAAGAAGCTTTCCTCACCCTAGCCAGTGATATCAAAGCGAAAACAGAAAAGCGAATGGTGAGTGCATCTAATATATCACAATGCTAATCCTCGCTCATACGCTTGTTATCCGTGCAGGAGGCGAACAACCCACCCAAGGGCGGACATCAGCTAAAAACACTAGACAGTCGGACTAAGGACAGTTGGCTGTCCCGATGCAGTCTGCTTTGACGTGGCTGCAACGTGTGGCTGATGGCACCGATACTGATGCGGCATGGTGGTAACAATTACGATTACACTGTATGTGGAGGAAGTAGTTTTCTTAGCTCCTGTTAGATCTGATCCCCACGAGACACCGAATCACTGAAACAACAAAACATCCCAAACAAAAGCCAGCTCCTGCTCTCCCCGAATATGCGCGATAATGGAATAGAAACATTGATTGCATTATGAAACAATTTATTAAATAAAGAATATGACGACAGTGTGTGCGcgaaatatacataaatataatgatacgtacatatatagagatataaaaaacaaaaaaaaaaaacacaaaatcCAGACGCCAAGAGAAGGTGGAAGAGCAGCGAATCCAATCCAACCCGCCCGCGCCCTTCTCTAAGAGGTTTTTGTTTAGTAGTATTTTAGTGTAACTATGATTTTCTGCGGGCAGCCCCATGTTTGCGCTGTTGTCGATTGTAAATTATTAATTGTAATGCAAATATatacatgtgtatgtgtgtaaatGTATGAATATAATTTAGGTTTCTTTCCCTTGTCTGCTCaccattttttttgtattttataatttattaattctacctatatacatatgtatacttaCAGACAATCCTTTGCCATTTTGTTAGAAATATGCAGCATGTTCAAACACGCACAAAACTCTATAAACTCCCCCCACACACTTATTTCTACCACCACTCGCTCATGTTCTCACTCTCAACTGCCACGCGATGATATCTGTATCTAATGTGGTGCGGGTGCTGctcctcttaatttttttccttttgcttcACACACATTTCATTCGAGTATTCATTTTTACTGTGTTTATTTTGTTTCTGCCGCATGCCACACACGACTGTCAATAGCCCGTTATTTCTAATAAATAAACCATAGCCGAGCGGAGTATTTCCAGCAGATATGAAAATTAAGAAATTACTCGTACCGTACCGCTCGTCGTCTCGATCGATAGGTACAAACATACGAGGAGATGAtgatgcagcagcagagcagtgAAATAAATATTGTGAAATTAAATGATAACTAAATGCATATTCGATACTAATTAATTACTTGTAATATTAATTATTAAACGTATACAATtttataaaaatacaaaaaataaatcatGTGCAAAAgtataatatacatatgtattcgtGTATGTAGCCTATAAGTGGATCATTAGATCCTGGAAGAGGAGAAGCTTTGTCGTTCTGGCAAGAATTCTCACGATTACCTTAGGGCGGGGTGCCGCCAGATGTATTTTAAAATTatggcatactttcaggccgTATGTAAACTTATGAAGTATCTTTTGGGGCTGATGGGCTTAGAAATGATAGCATACTTTCAGGATGCTCCTTATAAGGAGTTCCCATTGTGGGCCGAAGAAAACCATATGAAAAACAGTATCCTTGATCCTCGAAAAGGACTCTGTCATGGCATGGCACGCCTTGACCGGTCCACAAATAACGATGAAATCGAAATTGTATGACTGGGGATGTCGAAGCCTCTAATGCAatgatcaaggatatttttcTGCTCACAGTAATCCATGGCACGCATTGATCGGCTCACAAATAACGAAGAAAACCAGAAATATATTACTGAAGGAAATATCCTTAATCCTCGATAAGGATTCCATCAAATCAAGGATTTTCTGCCTatcacaggaagccgtcgcacgTCAGGATCGGCATAAAAATAACGGAGAAAAGAAGAAAGCAAAGCTGGCTTGTTGTCATTTGTTGTTATTTTCAGTTTttgtacaacaacaacaacaaccaatcCTCAATTTGCAGTCGCCCAAATGGCCGAAAACGAGAAAATTTCAAACCGAGGTACCgggcgaacagaaatcagcagaaggcAACTTAAGAaaattaattttgttgttgcatacttttggggCTGAACAAAAGCGAAGTTgctttctgctgatttctgttcgcctggtaccCAGAATTAAAATTGTTCTTTTTCGGCCATTTGACGACGGATTTATTTGGAAAATTTGCTTTGGCTATATCTCGACTATTTATGGGACGATCGGGACGCGGCATGTCTTTTCGGGATcaggagagtcctgccaaccgaTTGGAACCAGAAAAATAGACATCCATTCCaacacgattttcgcaaataATCATGAttgttacatcattaaatttgccaaaaatcggcctcattttcgtagtccAGATTTTGATGCCAATCGACAggctggatcctcgcgatcctgggagagtcggtccttcaccgatctggccctatttagctgagatatagccttccgaagatttcgACTTTCACATCATtcaaatactggttttttctgcaaGCTATATCTCAGCTCAGCGGCTGCCGCtcggggcgtggcatgtcttCTCGTGATGGGTGGGTACATCTTCGATGGAGTCCTTgtcaaggatcaaggatattttccCCACTCATGCATATTCACTTTTTTCCTCCATTTCTTGTCCGATCAGGGACGCCTTTTTGTAGCCGGCGGAACATCCTTGATGCAGTCCTTATTCTCGCTTCAGCATAAAAATATGCTATCCGCCTCTAAATACATCTGATGCTTCTTGCCTTTTCCCGCTtagcctgaaagtatgccacAAGCGATGGTAACACTAAAACAATGTATAAGCCATGTAGAGATGACATTTGGAGATCCCTCAATATGTATTCAATGTGTAGCAAACTGTGTAGTTACCGTGTACAAAAATTCATTTGTGCGATCATAAGTGATTAAACACTTTTGATTACTGTACCATTTGATTAAATGCGCAGACTAAATAATGaattatatatttaaaaaacaGTCCACAAAACGGTGACATTTTGCTTAATATTAAACAAAGAATTGGACAACTTAAGAGTAGAAAAAAAATACGATTGTACGATACGAACATTTtaagagcaggagcagcaaaACAACATACATTCATACGCCACATACGACACAGGGGGGACACAGGAAAGTGCAGTAGTAAATGATTTACGGTGATCAAATAGGAATATACATAttctatatatgtatctatgaATATGTATAGCAATATAGCTAAGGGAAATTGCACATTGGTGGCCATGGACGGGCCGCGTGTTACGCCTGTGGCAGGTTCTGATAATAGTTGGCCAGAATTTTCCAGGCTTCAGGCTCCATGAATCCAACGGGCGGACTGGCACCAGTCTTGGCCAGTGTGCGCATCTTGGTCCCCGATATAAACTCGAACTCGTCCTTGCGCTGTGGCTCGAAGAAAGCCATCCGGCTGGCACTATTGTCGTAGGCGGCCACTCGGAATGGCAGGATCTGGGAAAAAAAATAGAGAATCAGAGTTTATAGTTTCTATCCCAGCTACAGTTTCAGACAGCTACCGCTACCCACCTCCATGCTGTCCAGACCCTGGGCCATCTTCAATACTCGCGCTCCATGGGTGGCATCGTACAGATTACCGTCGGGATAGGCCCCCTTATCCGGGTGCGGCATGCCGGCTGGATCTCGGCCCACAATGTAGAAGTTGGCGCCAGCATTCATGCGAGCCTTGGCATGCCACTGCACCTCCGTTGGGCCGGCGTACATCATGGGCGATGGAAAGATGGCCAGCACAGTGTCCTCACGCCGCAGAACGCCGGCATCGAGGACGGCCTGGTGCTGCCTCATGCGTACGTCCAGGGGCACATCATCGTCCTTGGTCCAGCCGCCCAACGGATGCAGCAGCAGGACTGGCTGCTTAAAGCCCCGCTCGAGCAGCTGCCTCTTGGTGTCCTGCATAAGCAGGGCGTGACCGTTGTGAATGGGATTACGCAGCTGGAATGCGAAAATTGCATCGGCGTTGAGCTCCTTAAACTTTCGGCGCAGCTCGTTGGGTGTCAGGCGGTACTGGTCGAGTCCATCGTCCCAGCGGATGCGTTCGATTACGGCCAGATCGCCGCCCACGAGATACTCGCCGGACTCGAGCACCTGCTTGCTGTACGGATGGTTGGGATTGCTGGTGCCGAACTGGCGGGCCAGGCGCTCCTCCTTGCGCTGGAAATAGAACTCTGGACGGCGTAGAATGGCCACTGGCTTGCCCTCATGCGTCAGCGTTAGTGCGGACACACCGTCCAGGCGATCCTTCTCGGCTGCAGTGGCGCTGAGCACAATAGGCACCGAGTGGTTCTCGCGGTAAGAGCCGTCCATTCCACTCTGGAGTGTGTTGAAGTGCAGCGTCTGCAGGTATTCGTCCTCCCGCATAAATCCACGCAGGGGATAGGCCCATCCCTCGGACAGCACCTGCACCCACTGCAGCTCCACGGTGCTGATTGGCAGCGTCTTCAGGGATTCCGCCTCGTGGCGCAGAGCGTCGCTGGCAGTGGACTCGCTGGGGTACAGCTCTGGCAGCAGATCCACGTCACGCAACGAGCGCGGAATGATGCCCTCCTGCTCGAGTAGTGTAACCAGCTTCTGCGTGGACTCCTGCACTGTGCACTCGTGGGTGCTGACCACCAGTTCCGGCTTGTGGGGCCGCTCGTACTCCTGCGTGATGCCAGTGAAGCCCTTGATCACGCCCTCGCGTGCCTTCTTGTACAACCCCTTGACGTCGCGCGTCTCGCACACGTCCAGCGGCGTGTCCACGAAGATCTCGTAAAACTTTAGGCCCGCATCCTTGTGTATCTTGCGCGCCATTTCCCGGTCATCGGCGAACGGCGACacgaagctacaaatggagaCCACGCCGCTATCAGCAAACAACTTGGCCACCTCGCCCACCCGCCGGATGTTCTCCTCGCGCTCGGCGGGCGTGAAGCCCAGGTTCTTATTCAGTCCAGTGCGTATGTTGTCCCCGTCCAGGCCGTAGGCGGGTATGCCACGCGACACCAAATACGCCTCCAACTCAAAGGCAATCGAGGTCTTGCCAGCGCCACTAAGACCTGGGGAAAGAATTACAATTTAGGGATATACTTGGCTGACCTGATCGCAGGACTCACCCGTCAGCCACACGGTGCATCCACGAAAGCCGCGGCACAGTCCCAAATTCTTCCCGCGCGTCTCACGGGTGACATGGTGCTTCTGTTCGGTCACATTCGTCGCCACTTGAAGGCACTGCCaagaaacaaacaaacacaaagGTAGAATCGAGAGCTTAGCTTTCCAAATTATCATAAATTAATATTCATGTCAAGATGGCGATGCCGCCGTCGCCTTAGGCCGTTGCTGGTTGTCTGCCatagtcagagccagagcctaAAGCAGAGTCATCAAAATGTTTCGCGCTTTGACCCTAGGGCGATCGATCTGAGagctttgttgttgttgttgttgctgttgctgttgctccaTCGCTCAGTTTGTTGACCTTTCCGCGAAGCTCGTGTCTGCAGAATCGCGAATGGGATAATGGGGTTCGCGCGGATATGTCAGATAGGTCTCGTATCTCAATATGAAATGTGGTACATATACAATGTGTTCAGTCATGTGAAGGTTGGGCAGAAGACTGACGATACAAAGTGGGCTACAAGTCTTCTAATTTTTGCTACAAATAGTCGACTGCACTCCTCTAGAATACTAGCTTTTATCTGCATATCCCTGCATTTACTTGCATAGATTTTAAGCAGATGTGGCTGGTGGCTTGTGTGGCAGTCAGTCATACTTCTTTGCTCTCCATGGCACCGCCTCTGTCTTGAATCTTACTAAAAAAAATTGTCTGGTGCTCTCTTTTTCGCACAGGAGGGCTCGCTCCTCTTCCTTACCCTTCTTTTGATGTGCGGATAAAAGCCAATGGGAGGATTCGGCATAGCTTTATATTTCTTTAATTTTCGCGACACTTTTTTCGGCTTGGCAAATGCTTTACACTGAGCAACTGATAGCAGCGCGAAGTCGTCGATCCGTAAATGGGAATGGAATTGAAACTGAGCTGAAACTAATCCAAACCGAAGATCTCCGTCATAGACAACGCGACCGAGCGTTGAAAGCGAACTGAAAGTTTTCCATAATATTTACGGGTTAAATATGGCGCAATCTGCAGCTGAAGGTAGCAGCAGAAGAGtggcagagagagaaagagagagatagagagatagagagagagagagagagagagagagagggatcCGGATGGATCCACGCACGCATCATTGGGATTCTCCGACTCCAGATGGTGGAATGGGAAAAATGTTTGCACAGTCTTTCTGCTGCTTTCTGCTGGGTTTTGTTctttctgtttctgcttctCTTTCGGTTCTTTCGCTTCTAGTTTAGCTTAATAATTTTGTATAATTTCTTAGGTTCTGAAAATGTTCGTAGAACGCCCAACGAGCCGGTTCTTTGCGAGCGCCCCCAAGGCAAACCGAAGAACGGATATATAGCTTATTTTCCATGTGGATTATTTATTGGCTAGCTTTGAAGATGTAAGAAGTTGTTGAAGTATATTCTCTCCAGCATATGTCTTAGTATGATCTTACCTCATCGCTGGGCTTTCTTTCATCGTTCGAGAGCCAGCAACGCTCTGGGGAACTGGCACACGGAatgttattgttattatagTGGCCAAGCGAATTGGCACATTGGGTAAACATTTTCCACAGCACAAAACACACCCGTCCCGTCTCGTACTTGGGGCAGGTGAAAAGAAAGCTGGCGAGCGGATAGGAGCGGAGCGGAGAGACTACGCGTTTATACGAATAATACTCTCTGATAAGCTGGCAAGTGAGAGTTTCCGTCGCGTCGTCCGCGGCCAAAAGAGCTGCTGAACTTTCTCGCCGAAGCTCAAAACTGCAACTGAAATTCCAGGGGCCTGCAGCAAAGCAAACAGAGAAGCCCCGACGCTGACAGACTGATTTCTGATCTGATCTGCTGGGATGTGATAGGCACAGTGGCTAAGGCTTGGGCTATGTCTGTGGCTATAGTACAAGAACTTGTTTATGGAAGGCGTTTAGTGTTCAGTGTTTGGCTATTTCTAGTGAGAGTTTGTTTTCCGAATACTTGCACCAGCTAAGTACATACAGATCTTGTATTGTTGTCGACGAATATCTAGCCATAACCCAGATCCCCAAAAATGAGTCATCTTTGATAGAACAAAATGATATAGGATTCTTTTCTAATCTTATCTTGGGTGCTCCGGCCGCTGAAGCTGAACCTGTTGGGGGCTAAGGATGATTCTGCCTATCTATTCGTTTTCTTATTGTAACGAACATTACATTGTTCGTTAGATAATTAATATTTGCGTCAGACAACGCTGGTTTGCAGCCCCTGTCGTTAAAGTCATGCTGTTGGGTAATGCTTCAGTAATGATTTAACCAATGATAAACAAGTGGCAATTACAACTAAAAACAATTGTTCAACGATCAGCATGGATGGAACGGAGCTTGGATCCACAATGTGCGCGATTCAAAAGAACTCTGTGAAAATGACACGTAATGCAAAGACTACCGAAAAATGAGATCCATTTATGGTATAAAATAGCGTTTAACAAGTTTTTAACTAGACAGCAGCTTTTATCGGGCCAAGTGGAGCTCCGGCCTCATCTCCTCTAACACTCAGAGTTGGAACGGGATGGGACGGGTCTCCACACTTGCAGACTGCAGTTGGGTATCTTTGCCAGAGAGACTTTCTTTCTAAGTGGCAACCGAACCTGTTTCAGCCAAAGTACACGAGTATAAACACTTGTAACGTCAACCAGTTGTTGGTAAGGAAATAGTTGCACGTTGCATAAGAAGCATTTCATATAAAAAGAGCATTAACCTTTCTTTACGTGCGACCAACGTAATACA contains:
- the LOC108153005 gene encoding ras-related protein Rab-8A, producing MAKTYDYLFKLLLIGDSGVGKTCILFRFSEDAFNTTFISTIGIDFKIRTIELDNKKIKLQIWDTAGQERFRTITTAYYRGAMGIMLVYDITQEKSFENIKNWIRNIEENASADVEKMLLGNKCELHDKRQVSKERGEQLAIEYGIKFMETSAKASINVEEAFLTLASDIKAKTEKRMEANNPPKGGHQLKTLDSRTKDSWLSRCSLL
- the LOC108153075 gene encoding bifunctional 3'-phosphoadenosine 5'-phosphosulfate synthase isoform X2; protein product: MPNPPIGFYPHIKRRCLQVATNVTEQKHHVTRETRGKNLGLCRGFRGCTVWLTGLSGAGKTSIAFELEAYLVSRGIPAYGLDGDNIRTGLNKNLGFTPAEREENIRRVGEVAKLFADSGVVSICSFVSPFADDREMARKIHKDAGLKFYEIFVDTPLDVCETRDVKGLYKKAREGVIKGFTGITQEYERPHKPELVVSTHECTVQESTQKLVTLLEQEGIIPRSLRDVDLLPELYPSESTASDALRHEAESLKTLPISTVELQWVQVLSEGWAYPLRGFMREDEYLQTLHFNTLQSGMDGSYRENHSVPIVLSATAAEKDRLDGVSALTLTHEGKPVAILRRPEFYFQRKEERLARQFGTSNPNHPYSKQVLESGEYLVGGDLAVIERIRWDDGLDQYRLTPNELRRKFKELNADAIFAFQLRNPIHNGHALLMQDTKRQLLERGFKQPVLLLHPLGGWTKDDDVPLDVRMRQHQAVLDAGVLRREDTVLAIFPSPMMYAGPTEVQWHAKARMNAGANFYIVGRDPAGMPHPDKGAYPDGNLYDATHGARVLKMAQGLDSMEILPFRVAAYDNSASRMAFFEPQRKDEFEFISGTKMRTLAKTGASPPVGFMEPEAWKILANYYQNLPQA
- the LOC108153264 gene encoding uncharacterized protein LOC108153264, with the translated sequence MSSKDNPGVTPPPIAAAAKQRTIVAPWKCTEEFQHACHLIFGKNATSNQRRMGLSMIRIWKLRRGSLCPAAALATAMIVRAQLNDKKGELNLEKIYAHAIMRFFNFMSSTVQGHNWSSMYDKAQELGLPSFVVDIRHKCSHGTEMPPVDLLRTAADICLQWLHQNYWLPLKDTLCDLEAAKLEGKENIKFRQKMAHQLSAFDLALECQIKSAHSLKAIKKIKPKEFNKIRAYLSKNKLKTPTEILDMVINKLNELVKQASTVKNLPDVYVAEILRMKYFMGVGLNIEDNEEQIIAVTERLFSLIAVHGFTENIFVALVQLTENVHEPDERRLGARYWALKMIETFAMMSRIKRMFKEEQDKNDKLKPVDFSSLNRHILPKTIRTLIAHSGVDLSLTLMFGSSRKNPRAVLFDHEFFLKRFSYLSSFSAPILKALIPLAETPFDVDPMEQFDELYYPKVRPFTDLGIWTLAKDNNWSNCALGVLPSIVEKK
- the LOC108153075 gene encoding bifunctional 3'-phosphoadenosine 5'-phosphosulfate synthase isoform X1: MFTQCANSLGHYNNNNIPCASSPERCWLSNDERKPSDECLQVATNVTEQKHHVTRETRGKNLGLCRGFRGCTVWLTGLSGAGKTSIAFELEAYLVSRGIPAYGLDGDNIRTGLNKNLGFTPAEREENIRRVGEVAKLFADSGVVSICSFVSPFADDREMARKIHKDAGLKFYEIFVDTPLDVCETRDVKGLYKKAREGVIKGFTGITQEYERPHKPELVVSTHECTVQESTQKLVTLLEQEGIIPRSLRDVDLLPELYPSESTASDALRHEAESLKTLPISTVELQWVQVLSEGWAYPLRGFMREDEYLQTLHFNTLQSGMDGSYRENHSVPIVLSATAAEKDRLDGVSALTLTHEGKPVAILRRPEFYFQRKEERLARQFGTSNPNHPYSKQVLESGEYLVGGDLAVIERIRWDDGLDQYRLTPNELRRKFKELNADAIFAFQLRNPIHNGHALLMQDTKRQLLERGFKQPVLLLHPLGGWTKDDDVPLDVRMRQHQAVLDAGVLRREDTVLAIFPSPMMYAGPTEVQWHAKARMNAGANFYIVGRDPAGMPHPDKGAYPDGNLYDATHGARVLKMAQGLDSMEILPFRVAAYDNSASRMAFFEPQRKDEFEFISGTKMRTLAKTGASPPVGFMEPEAWKILANYYQNLPQA
- the LOC108153075 gene encoding bifunctional 3'-phosphoadenosine 5'-phosphosulfate synthase isoform X3, which translates into the protein MSETPETSKKRQRTCLQVATNVTEQKHHVTRETRGKNLGLCRGFRGCTVWLTGLSGAGKTSIAFELEAYLVSRGIPAYGLDGDNIRTGLNKNLGFTPAEREENIRRVGEVAKLFADSGVVSICSFVSPFADDREMARKIHKDAGLKFYEIFVDTPLDVCETRDVKGLYKKAREGVIKGFTGITQEYERPHKPELVVSTHECTVQESTQKLVTLLEQEGIIPRSLRDVDLLPELYPSESTASDALRHEAESLKTLPISTVELQWVQVLSEGWAYPLRGFMREDEYLQTLHFNTLQSGMDGSYRENHSVPIVLSATAAEKDRLDGVSALTLTHEGKPVAILRRPEFYFQRKEERLARQFGTSNPNHPYSKQVLESGEYLVGGDLAVIERIRWDDGLDQYRLTPNELRRKFKELNADAIFAFQLRNPIHNGHALLMQDTKRQLLERGFKQPVLLLHPLGGWTKDDDVPLDVRMRQHQAVLDAGVLRREDTVLAIFPSPMMYAGPTEVQWHAKARMNAGANFYIVGRDPAGMPHPDKGAYPDGNLYDATHGARVLKMAQGLDSMEILPFRVAAYDNSASRMAFFEPQRKDEFEFISGTKMRTLAKTGASPPVGFMEPEAWKILANYYQNLPQA